The following coding sequences are from one Treponema bryantii window:
- the ybeY gene encoding rRNA maturation RNase YbeY produces MNRVYVAMQDGVDEPDWFNNVEPFVQKVLGELKFDGEEISMLMCDDTYMQELNKTYRNIDSTTDVLSFENDEEYEDEEGKWKCVGDIVISLDTLPVNADYFEESRNDELKRLIVHGLLHLNGMDHGEEHIEKGVAPQCEMLVLQEKVLEQLKDEKIIK; encoded by the coding sequence ATGAATCGCGTATATGTAGCTATGCAGGACGGTGTAGACGAGCCGGACTGGTTTAATAATGTAGAGCCGTTTGTTCAGAAAGTTCTGGGCGAGCTTAAGTTTGATGGTGAAGAAATCTCCATGCTTATGTGCGACGACACTTATATGCAGGAGCTAAATAAAACCTACCGTAACATTGACAGTACTACAGATGTTCTTTCTTTTGAGAACGATGAAGAATACGAGGATGAAGAGGGCAAATGGAAATGCGTTGGCGATATAGTAATCAGCCTTGATACTTTGCCTGTAAATGCCGATTATTTTGAAGAGAGCAGAAATGACGAGCTCAAACGTCTTATAGTACATGGACTTTTGCATCTGAATGGTATGGACCATGGCGAGGAGCATATTGAAAAGGGCGTTGCTCCACAGTGCGAAATGCTTGTACTTCAGGAAAAAGTTTTAGAACAATTAAAGGATGAAAAAATAATAAAATGA